One Bradyrhizobium manausense DNA segment encodes these proteins:
- a CDS encoding acyl-CoA dehydrogenase family protein: MMSPFYTVDHDAFRDVMRRFVDKEIAPFAHEWDEAGEFPRALYRKAAEIGLLGLGFPEEYGGIAADQFMKIVASQELARAGAGGVSASLMSHTIGSPPIARAARPEVKARVLPQVLSGEKISALAITEPGGGSDVANLRTKARRDGNHYVVSGEKTFITSGVRADYLTVAVRTGGEGAGGVSLLLIEGDTPGLSRTKLKKMGWWASDTATLHFDECRVPIENLIGEEGQGFKIIMQNFNSERMGMAAGCTAFARVCLDEAVAYAKERKTFGKPLAQHQVIRHKIVDMAQKVAASQAMLEMLAWRLEQGESPVAEICMMKNQATQTMAFCASEAVQIFGGAGFMRGIKAERIYREVKVNAIGGGTEEIMKDLASRQMGL; this comes from the coding sequence ATGATGAGCCCGTTCTATACCGTCGATCACGACGCTTTCCGCGACGTCATGCGCCGCTTCGTCGACAAGGAGATCGCACCGTTCGCCCATGAGTGGGATGAGGCCGGCGAATTTCCCCGCGCGCTTTATCGCAAGGCGGCCGAGATCGGCCTGTTGGGGCTCGGATTCCCTGAGGAATATGGCGGGATCGCCGCTGATCAGTTCATGAAGATCGTGGCGAGCCAGGAGCTGGCGCGGGCCGGCGCCGGCGGCGTCAGCGCCAGCCTGATGAGCCACACCATCGGCTCGCCGCCGATCGCGCGCGCCGCGCGGCCGGAGGTGAAGGCGCGTGTGCTGCCGCAGGTGCTCTCCGGCGAGAAGATCTCCGCGCTCGCGATCACCGAGCCGGGCGGCGGTTCTGATGTTGCGAACCTCCGCACCAAGGCACGGCGCGATGGCAATCACTACGTCGTGAGCGGCGAGAAGACCTTCATCACCTCGGGCGTCCGCGCCGACTATCTGACCGTTGCGGTGCGTACCGGCGGCGAGGGCGCCGGCGGCGTGAGCCTGCTCCTGATCGAGGGCGATACGCCCGGTCTGTCACGGACCAAGCTGAAGAAGATGGGCTGGTGGGCCTCCGACACCGCGACCCTGCATTTCGACGAGTGCCGCGTGCCGATCGAGAACCTGATCGGCGAAGAAGGCCAGGGCTTCAAGATCATCATGCAGAACTTCAACAGCGAGCGCATGGGCATGGCCGCCGGCTGCACCGCGTTCGCCCGCGTCTGTCTCGATGAAGCCGTCGCCTATGCCAAGGAACGCAAGACCTTTGGCAAGCCGCTCGCCCAGCACCAGGTCATCCGCCACAAGATCGTCGACATGGCACAGAAGGTCGCAGCCTCTCAGGCGATGCTAGAGATGCTGGCGTGGCGGCTGGAGCAGGGCGAGAGTCCGGTCGCCGAAATCTGCATGATGAAGAACCAGGCGACGCAGACGATGGCATTCTGCGCCTCGGAAGCGGTGCAGATCTTTGGCGGCGCCGGCTTCATGCGCGGCATCAAGGCTGAGCGCATCTATCGCGAGGTCAAGGTCAACGCGATCGGCGGCGGCACCGAGGAGATCATGAAGGATCTGGCGTCGAGGCAGATGGGGTTGTGA